The genome window GCGGAAGCGAGCGGCGACCTGGTCCACGGTTCCGGCGACGAGGGCCGCGGGATCGAAGCCCCGATGGCCGCCGGCCAGGACGGGCCCCGCCGTGGCCTGGAGATCGGCGGCCGACTCCGCCACGTAGACGTCCCGGCGAATGGCGACGGCGGTCGGCGTCCGGCCGTGGACCTGACAGCGCTCGCGGTAGGACGCCGCCTGGGCGCGCGCCTCCTCGGGCTTGATGCTGGGCAGGGCCAGCCATCCATCACCCAGGCGGGCGGCGCGATCGATGGCCGGCGGGGCGCCCGCGCCGATCCACACGTCCACCGGCTCGGCGGGCCGCAAGGCGAGGCGCGCGCCGGAGAACACGAACCGGCCGGACGAGCTCACCGTCTCGCCGGCCAGCAGCCGCCGCACGACTCCCAGGGATTCCTCGAAGGCCGAAGGGCGATAGCGCAGCTCCTTGCCCATGGCGCGGAACTGCGCCTCGTCGTAGCCGAGGCCGCACTGGAAGATGAAGCGACCCCGGGCGATGGCGGCCAGCGTGCCGACCTGCTCGGCCACCAGCACCGGATTCCACAGCGGCAAGAGAAACAGGCACCCGGCCGGCGCGTCGCCCCACTCGGCCAGCAGCCGCCCCAGGATCGGGACGTTCTGGTAGTAGGGGCCGGCCGTGGCGTGGTGGTCGCCGACGAAGAGGGAGTCGAGCCCGGCGTCGCGCGCCGCCGCCGTGCGCTCGATCATCCAGCGCGCCCCTTGCCGCGGGTCCTTCACCGCGTGGGCGCTGGCCAGCGAGATCCCCACTCTCATGCGGCCACCGGCCCGGCCACGAAGCGGTGGCCGCCCTCGGCTCGCACGATGTAGCCGGGGCGC of Candidatus Methylomirabilota bacterium contains these proteins:
- a CDS encoding LLM class flavin-dependent oxidoreductase, whose amino-acid sequence is MRVGISLASAHAVKDPRQGARWMIERTAAARDAGLDSLFVGDHHATAGPYYQNVPILGRLLAEWGDAPAGCLFLLPLWNPVLVAEQVGTLAAIARGRFIFQCGLGYDEAQFRAMGKELRYRPSAFEESLGVVRRLLAGETVSSSGRFVFSGARLALRPAEPVDVWIGAGAPPAIDRAARLGDGWLALPSIKPEEARAQAASYRERCQVHGRTPTAVAIRRDVYVAESAADLQATAGPVLAGGHRGFDPAALVAGTVDQVAARFRELAAMGYTDVIVRHLTDDQPKVLGSLARLAEVRKAVRDV